One window of the Benincasa hispida cultivar B227 chromosome 3, ASM972705v1, whole genome shotgun sequence genome contains the following:
- the LOC120072791 gene encoding 5'-adenylylsulfate reductase 1, chloroplastic-like, which yields MALASSSSASAITGSSFSRSISTSEPKAPQIGSVRLLSRPNVPASSVNYSQRRCSVETLHAEPKRNDSVAPLAATSIAPGVVEEEVENYEGLAKDLENASPLEIMDKALEKFGNDIAIAFSGAEDVALIEYAHLTGRPFRVFSLDTGRLNPETYKFFDEVEKHYGIHIEYMFPDAVEVQALVRSKGLFSFYEDGHQECCRVRKVRPLRRALKGLRAWITGQRKDQSPGTRSEVPVVQVDPVFEGLDGGIGSLVKWNPVADVGSKDIWDFLRSMNVPVNTLHSQGYISIGCEPCTRPVLPWQHEREGRWWWEDAKAKECGLHKGNLKQEDAAQVNGNANGASTEADIFESQNLVRLTRDGIENLARLEGRKEPWIVVLYAPWCRFCQAMEGSYVELAEKLAGTGVKVGKFRADGDEKEFAQQELQLGSFPTILFFPKHSSRPIKYPSEKRDVDSLMAFVNAFR from the exons ATGGCgcttgcttcttcttcttctgcttctGCGATTACCGGTTCCAGCTTCTCTCGTTCCATTTCCACCTCTGAGCCTAAAG CCCCGCAAATTGGTTCTGTTAGGTTGTTGAGTCGGCCTAATGTACCAGCTTCATCTGTGAATTATTCGCAAAGACGATGCTCTGTAGAGACTCTGCATGCCGAACCAAAACGGAACGACTCCGTTGCTCCTTTGGCAGCAACCTCCATTGCCCCTG GGGTGGTTGAGGAGGAGGTTGAGAACTACGAGGGTTTGGCTAAAGACCTTGAAAATGCTTCACCCCTTGAAATTATGGACAAAGCCCTAGAGAAATTTGGCAATGATATTGCTATAGCTTTCAG TGGTGCTGAAGATGTTGCTTTGATCGAGTATGCCCATTTAACTGGTCGACCATTTAGAGTTTTCAGCTTGGACACTGGAAGATTGAATCCGGAAACATATAAGTTTTTTGATGAAGTGGAAAAGCATTACGGTATCCATATTGAGTACATGTTCCCTGATGCTGTTGAAGTTCAAGCATTAGTCCGAAGCAAAGGGCTGTTTTCTTTTTACGAGGATGGGCACCAGGAATGCTGCCGTGTGCGCAAGGTGAGGCCTTTGAGAAGGGCCTTGAAGGGACTAAGAGCTTGGATCACTGGTCAAAGGAAAGACCAATCCCCCGGTACCAGGTCTGAAGTTCCTGTTGTGCAGGTGGACCCTGTTTTTGAAGGGCTAGATGGTGGCATTGGTAGCTTGGTCAAATGGAATCCGGTTGCTGATGTTGGCAGTAAAGATATATGGGACTTCTTACGATCCATGAATGTGCCTGTGAACACATTGCATTCACAAGGATACATTTCAATTGGGTGTGAACCATGCACGAGACCTGTTTTGCCATGGCAACATGAGAGGGAAGGAAGGTGGTGGTGGGAGGATGCGAAGGCCAAAGAATGTGGTCTGCACAAAGGAAATCTTAAGCAGGAAGATGCAGCCCAGGTTAATGGCAATGCAAATGGAGCTTCTACAGAAGCTGATATTTTTGAGTCTCAGAATTTGGTGAGATTGACTAGGGATGGAATAGAGAATTTGGCTAGGTTGGAGGGTAGAAAAGAACCATGGATTGTTGTTCTGTACGCACCATGGTGCCGCTTCTGTCAG GCAATGGAAGGTTCATATGTTGAATTAGCTGAGAAGCTAGCTGGGACAGGAGTGAAGGTTGGGAAGTTTAGAGCCGATGGCGATGAAAAAGAGTTTGCACAGCAGGAATTGCAGCTAGGTAGCTTCCCCACAATACTCTTCTTCCCTAAACATTCCTCTCGGCCGATCAAGTACCCATCTGAGAAGAGAGATGTTGACTCGCTTATGGCTTTTGTAAATGCTTTCCGATGA
- the LOC120072790 gene encoding probable rhamnogalacturonate lyase B isoform X1 — protein sequence MGKKKLSVQNQGSHVSLERYDSYFLVIEFSVIHVCCDDLQVVLDNGLLKVTISNPQGYVSGIMYGGLDNLLDVKSSESKRGYWDINWSWPGGKDRYQLLKGSEFNVINTSDDTIEISFRKVLDPSTRGNKLPLGVDIRYIMRTGIPGFYCYAIYEHPSECRAFDLAQTRMVFKLRQEKFHYMAISDEKQRIMPMPEDLHPGRGEQLIVPESVLLVNPINPDLKGEVDDKYQYSMDNKDGGVHGWISSSPNNIGFWIVFPSHEFRNGGPTKQNLTVHTGPTCLAMFHGTHYIGEDILTHIKEGQTWRKVFGPILVYLNSTSDVSEAHNLWIDAKEQRMLEETAWPYNFVSSSFYLMANERGSISGRLLVQDRFISSSPIPARDAHIGLSAARKEGAWQTESKEYQFWVKTDSNGDFTIRNIIPGVYGLHGWVPGFIGDYLHKSLVTVSAGSYTHLGILTYSPLRDGPTLWEIGFPDRTANSFYVPDVNPMYVNKLFLHSPEKFRQYGLWEGYSDLHPINDQVFTVGINNPKKDWFFAQVCRRGEDGEYVATTWTIKFNMTSLTNETYRLRLAIASATRSNLKINVNSKGSEQSLVFQLMDLGMDNTVCRHGIHGLYRIYSIDIPSSMLVKGDNSIFLTQARNGDALCGILYDYLRLEAPDTP from the exons ATGGGGAAGAAGAAGCTGAGCGTGCAAAATCAAGGCTCCCATGTTAGTTTGGAGCGCTATGACTCTTATTTCCTTGTGATCGAGTTTTCTGTAATCCATGTGTGTTGTGATGATTTGCAGGTTGTATTGGACAATGGATTGTTGAAGGTGACAATATCAAACCCCCAAGGGTATGTAAGTGGCATCATGTATGGAGGCCTGGACAATCTGTTAGATGTGAAATCAAGTGAATCTAAAAGAGG ATATTGGGATATCAACTGGAGTTGGCCTGGAGGCAAGGACAGATACCAATT GCTTAAGGGATCTGAATTCAATGTCATCAACACAAGTGATGACACGATCGAAATATCATTCAGGAAAGTTCTTGACCCATCAACTCGAGgcaacaaacttccacttggtGTGGACATAAG GTACATAATGAGGACTGGTATTCCAGGCTTCTATTGCTATGCAATCTACGAGCACCCGTCAGAATGTCGGGCTTTCGATCTTGCTCAGACAAGAATGGTGTTCAAACTGCGACAAGAGAA GTTCCACTACATGGCAATTTCAGATGAGAAGCAAAGAATAATGCCAATGCCAGAGGATTTGCATCCAGGCAGAGGTGAACAACTAATTGTACCAGAGTCAGTTCTGCTTGTAAATCCCATTAATCCTGATCTGAAAGGAGAG GTAGATGATAAGTACCAATACTCCATGGATAACAAAGATGGAGGAGTTCATGGATGGATAAGTTCCAGCCCAAACAACATAGGTTTTTGGATAGTTTTTCCAAGCCATGAGTTCCGAAATGGAGGTCCTACAAAGCAAAATCTGACAGTCCATACTGGTCCTACATGTCTTGCT ATGTTTCATGGAACCCATTACATTGGAGAAGATATACTCACACATATTAAGGAGGGACAGACATGGAGAAAGGTCTTTGGTCCTATTCTTGTATACCTTAACTCCACCTCAGACGTATCAGAGGCACACAATTTATGGATAGATGCAAAAGAACAG AGAATGCTAGAGGAAACAGCATGGCCGTACAATTTTGTCTCTTCATCTTTTTATTTAATGGCAAATGAACGTGGTTCAATTTCAGGAAGACTACTAGTCCAAGACAG ATTTATTTCAAGTTCCCCCATCCCTGCGAGAGATGCGCATATTGGTTTATCCGCTGCTAGAAAAGAAGGTGCCTGGCAAACAGAAAGCAAG GAATATCAGTTTTGGGTAAAAACAGATTCCAATGGAGATTTCACTATCAGAAACATTATTCCTGGAGTCTATGGACTTCATGGTTGGGTACCTGGGTTCATTGGTGATTATCTTCACAAGTCACTAGTAACAGTATCTGCAG GATCTTATACCCATCTTGGCATTCTGACCTATAGTCCCCTCAGAGATGGTCCTACTTTATGGGAGATTGGTTTTCCAGACCGTACAGCTAATAGCTTCTATGTTCCTGATGTGAATCCGATGTATGTCAACAAGTTATTCCTTCACAGCCCAGAAAA GTTCAGGCAATATGGTTTATGGGAGGGATACAGTGATTTACATCCAATAAATGACCAAGTTTTCACTGTGGGTATCAATAATCCGAAAAAAGACTGGTTCTTTGCTCAAGTTTGTAG AAGAGGGGAAGATGGTGAATATGTTGCGACAACATGGACTATTAAGTTCAACATGACATCCTTAACCAATGAAACTTACCGGCTGAGGTTGGCCATTGCATCTGCAACACGCTCGAACTTGAAG ATTAATGTCAACTCAAAGGGGTCGGAGCAGTCTCTGGTCTTCCAGCTGATGGATTTGGGAATGGATAACACAGTTTGTCGACATGGGATTCATGGACTGTACCGAATTTACAGTATCGACATTCCATCTTCAATGCTTGTTAAGGGAGATAACTCCATATTTCTCACACAGGCAAGGAATGGAGATGCACTCTGTGGAATTTTATACGATTATTTAAGATTGGAAGCTCCCGATACTCCATGA
- the LOC120072790 gene encoding probable rhamnogalacturonate lyase B isoform X2 — MGKKKLSVQNQGSHVVLDNGLLKVTISNPQGYVSGIMYGGLDNLLDVKSSESKRGYWDINWSWPGGKDRYQLLKGSEFNVINTSDDTIEISFRKVLDPSTRGNKLPLGVDIRYIMRTGIPGFYCYAIYEHPSECRAFDLAQTRMVFKLRQEKFHYMAISDEKQRIMPMPEDLHPGRGEQLIVPESVLLVNPINPDLKGEVDDKYQYSMDNKDGGVHGWISSSPNNIGFWIVFPSHEFRNGGPTKQNLTVHTGPTCLAMFHGTHYIGEDILTHIKEGQTWRKVFGPILVYLNSTSDVSEAHNLWIDAKEQRMLEETAWPYNFVSSSFYLMANERGSISGRLLVQDRFISSSPIPARDAHIGLSAARKEGAWQTESKEYQFWVKTDSNGDFTIRNIIPGVYGLHGWVPGFIGDYLHKSLVTVSAGSYTHLGILTYSPLRDGPTLWEIGFPDRTANSFYVPDVNPMYVNKLFLHSPEKFRQYGLWEGYSDLHPINDQVFTVGINNPKKDWFFAQVCRRGEDGEYVATTWTIKFNMTSLTNETYRLRLAIASATRSNLKINVNSKGSEQSLVFQLMDLGMDNTVCRHGIHGLYRIYSIDIPSSMLVKGDNSIFLTQARNGDALCGILYDYLRLEAPDTP, encoded by the exons ATGGGGAAGAAGAAGCTGAGCGTGCAAAATCAAGGCTCCCAT GTTGTATTGGACAATGGATTGTTGAAGGTGACAATATCAAACCCCCAAGGGTATGTAAGTGGCATCATGTATGGAGGCCTGGACAATCTGTTAGATGTGAAATCAAGTGAATCTAAAAGAGG ATATTGGGATATCAACTGGAGTTGGCCTGGAGGCAAGGACAGATACCAATT GCTTAAGGGATCTGAATTCAATGTCATCAACACAAGTGATGACACGATCGAAATATCATTCAGGAAAGTTCTTGACCCATCAACTCGAGgcaacaaacttccacttggtGTGGACATAAG GTACATAATGAGGACTGGTATTCCAGGCTTCTATTGCTATGCAATCTACGAGCACCCGTCAGAATGTCGGGCTTTCGATCTTGCTCAGACAAGAATGGTGTTCAAACTGCGACAAGAGAA GTTCCACTACATGGCAATTTCAGATGAGAAGCAAAGAATAATGCCAATGCCAGAGGATTTGCATCCAGGCAGAGGTGAACAACTAATTGTACCAGAGTCAGTTCTGCTTGTAAATCCCATTAATCCTGATCTGAAAGGAGAG GTAGATGATAAGTACCAATACTCCATGGATAACAAAGATGGAGGAGTTCATGGATGGATAAGTTCCAGCCCAAACAACATAGGTTTTTGGATAGTTTTTCCAAGCCATGAGTTCCGAAATGGAGGTCCTACAAAGCAAAATCTGACAGTCCATACTGGTCCTACATGTCTTGCT ATGTTTCATGGAACCCATTACATTGGAGAAGATATACTCACACATATTAAGGAGGGACAGACATGGAGAAAGGTCTTTGGTCCTATTCTTGTATACCTTAACTCCACCTCAGACGTATCAGAGGCACACAATTTATGGATAGATGCAAAAGAACAG AGAATGCTAGAGGAAACAGCATGGCCGTACAATTTTGTCTCTTCATCTTTTTATTTAATGGCAAATGAACGTGGTTCAATTTCAGGAAGACTACTAGTCCAAGACAG ATTTATTTCAAGTTCCCCCATCCCTGCGAGAGATGCGCATATTGGTTTATCCGCTGCTAGAAAAGAAGGTGCCTGGCAAACAGAAAGCAAG GAATATCAGTTTTGGGTAAAAACAGATTCCAATGGAGATTTCACTATCAGAAACATTATTCCTGGAGTCTATGGACTTCATGGTTGGGTACCTGGGTTCATTGGTGATTATCTTCACAAGTCACTAGTAACAGTATCTGCAG GATCTTATACCCATCTTGGCATTCTGACCTATAGTCCCCTCAGAGATGGTCCTACTTTATGGGAGATTGGTTTTCCAGACCGTACAGCTAATAGCTTCTATGTTCCTGATGTGAATCCGATGTATGTCAACAAGTTATTCCTTCACAGCCCAGAAAA GTTCAGGCAATATGGTTTATGGGAGGGATACAGTGATTTACATCCAATAAATGACCAAGTTTTCACTGTGGGTATCAATAATCCGAAAAAAGACTGGTTCTTTGCTCAAGTTTGTAG AAGAGGGGAAGATGGTGAATATGTTGCGACAACATGGACTATTAAGTTCAACATGACATCCTTAACCAATGAAACTTACCGGCTGAGGTTGGCCATTGCATCTGCAACACGCTCGAACTTGAAG ATTAATGTCAACTCAAAGGGGTCGGAGCAGTCTCTGGTCTTCCAGCTGATGGATTTGGGAATGGATAACACAGTTTGTCGACATGGGATTCATGGACTGTACCGAATTTACAGTATCGACATTCCATCTTCAATGCTTGTTAAGGGAGATAACTCCATATTTCTCACACAGGCAAGGAATGGAGATGCACTCTGTGGAATTTTATACGATTATTTAAGATTGGAAGCTCCCGATACTCCATGA
- the LOC120072790 gene encoding probable rhamnogalacturonate lyase B isoform X3, with protein MYGGLDNLLDVKSSESKRGYWDINWSWPGGKDRYQLLKGSEFNVINTSDDTIEISFRKVLDPSTRGNKLPLGVDIRYIMRTGIPGFYCYAIYEHPSECRAFDLAQTRMVFKLRQEKFHYMAISDEKQRIMPMPEDLHPGRGEQLIVPESVLLVNPINPDLKGEVDDKYQYSMDNKDGGVHGWISSSPNNIGFWIVFPSHEFRNGGPTKQNLTVHTGPTCLAMFHGTHYIGEDILTHIKEGQTWRKVFGPILVYLNSTSDVSEAHNLWIDAKEQRMLEETAWPYNFVSSSFYLMANERGSISGRLLVQDRFISSSPIPARDAHIGLSAARKEGAWQTESKEYQFWVKTDSNGDFTIRNIIPGVYGLHGWVPGFIGDYLHKSLVTVSAGSYTHLGILTYSPLRDGPTLWEIGFPDRTANSFYVPDVNPMYVNKLFLHSPEKFRQYGLWEGYSDLHPINDQVFTVGINNPKKDWFFAQVCRRGEDGEYVATTWTIKFNMTSLTNETYRLRLAIASATRSNLKINVNSKGSEQSLVFQLMDLGMDNTVCRHGIHGLYRIYSIDIPSSMLVKGDNSIFLTQARNGDALCGILYDYLRLEAPDTP; from the exons ATGTATGGAGGCCTGGACAATCTGTTAGATGTGAAATCAAGTGAATCTAAAAGAGG ATATTGGGATATCAACTGGAGTTGGCCTGGAGGCAAGGACAGATACCAATT GCTTAAGGGATCTGAATTCAATGTCATCAACACAAGTGATGACACGATCGAAATATCATTCAGGAAAGTTCTTGACCCATCAACTCGAGgcaacaaacttccacttggtGTGGACATAAG GTACATAATGAGGACTGGTATTCCAGGCTTCTATTGCTATGCAATCTACGAGCACCCGTCAGAATGTCGGGCTTTCGATCTTGCTCAGACAAGAATGGTGTTCAAACTGCGACAAGAGAA GTTCCACTACATGGCAATTTCAGATGAGAAGCAAAGAATAATGCCAATGCCAGAGGATTTGCATCCAGGCAGAGGTGAACAACTAATTGTACCAGAGTCAGTTCTGCTTGTAAATCCCATTAATCCTGATCTGAAAGGAGAG GTAGATGATAAGTACCAATACTCCATGGATAACAAAGATGGAGGAGTTCATGGATGGATAAGTTCCAGCCCAAACAACATAGGTTTTTGGATAGTTTTTCCAAGCCATGAGTTCCGAAATGGAGGTCCTACAAAGCAAAATCTGACAGTCCATACTGGTCCTACATGTCTTGCT ATGTTTCATGGAACCCATTACATTGGAGAAGATATACTCACACATATTAAGGAGGGACAGACATGGAGAAAGGTCTTTGGTCCTATTCTTGTATACCTTAACTCCACCTCAGACGTATCAGAGGCACACAATTTATGGATAGATGCAAAAGAACAG AGAATGCTAGAGGAAACAGCATGGCCGTACAATTTTGTCTCTTCATCTTTTTATTTAATGGCAAATGAACGTGGTTCAATTTCAGGAAGACTACTAGTCCAAGACAG ATTTATTTCAAGTTCCCCCATCCCTGCGAGAGATGCGCATATTGGTTTATCCGCTGCTAGAAAAGAAGGTGCCTGGCAAACAGAAAGCAAG GAATATCAGTTTTGGGTAAAAACAGATTCCAATGGAGATTTCACTATCAGAAACATTATTCCTGGAGTCTATGGACTTCATGGTTGGGTACCTGGGTTCATTGGTGATTATCTTCACAAGTCACTAGTAACAGTATCTGCAG GATCTTATACCCATCTTGGCATTCTGACCTATAGTCCCCTCAGAGATGGTCCTACTTTATGGGAGATTGGTTTTCCAGACCGTACAGCTAATAGCTTCTATGTTCCTGATGTGAATCCGATGTATGTCAACAAGTTATTCCTTCACAGCCCAGAAAA GTTCAGGCAATATGGTTTATGGGAGGGATACAGTGATTTACATCCAATAAATGACCAAGTTTTCACTGTGGGTATCAATAATCCGAAAAAAGACTGGTTCTTTGCTCAAGTTTGTAG AAGAGGGGAAGATGGTGAATATGTTGCGACAACATGGACTATTAAGTTCAACATGACATCCTTAACCAATGAAACTTACCGGCTGAGGTTGGCCATTGCATCTGCAACACGCTCGAACTTGAAG ATTAATGTCAACTCAAAGGGGTCGGAGCAGTCTCTGGTCTTCCAGCTGATGGATTTGGGAATGGATAACACAGTTTGTCGACATGGGATTCATGGACTGTACCGAATTTACAGTATCGACATTCCATCTTCAATGCTTGTTAAGGGAGATAACTCCATATTTCTCACACAGGCAAGGAATGGAGATGCACTCTGTGGAATTTTATACGATTATTTAAGATTGGAAGCTCCCGATACTCCATGA
- the LOC120072790 gene encoding probable rhamnogalacturonate lyase B isoform X4 — MRTGIPGFYCYAIYEHPSECRAFDLAQTRMVFKLRQEKFHYMAISDEKQRIMPMPEDLHPGRGEQLIVPESVLLVNPINPDLKGEVDDKYQYSMDNKDGGVHGWISSSPNNIGFWIVFPSHEFRNGGPTKQNLTVHTGPTCLAMFHGTHYIGEDILTHIKEGQTWRKVFGPILVYLNSTSDVSEAHNLWIDAKEQRMLEETAWPYNFVSSSFYLMANERGSISGRLLVQDRFISSSPIPARDAHIGLSAARKEGAWQTESKEYQFWVKTDSNGDFTIRNIIPGVYGLHGWVPGFIGDYLHKSLVTVSAGSYTHLGILTYSPLRDGPTLWEIGFPDRTANSFYVPDVNPMYVNKLFLHSPEKFRQYGLWEGYSDLHPINDQVFTVGINNPKKDWFFAQVCRRGEDGEYVATTWTIKFNMTSLTNETYRLRLAIASATRSNLKINVNSKGSEQSLVFQLMDLGMDNTVCRHGIHGLYRIYSIDIPSSMLVKGDNSIFLTQARNGDALCGILYDYLRLEAPDTP; from the exons ATGAGGACTGGTATTCCAGGCTTCTATTGCTATGCAATCTACGAGCACCCGTCAGAATGTCGGGCTTTCGATCTTGCTCAGACAAGAATGGTGTTCAAACTGCGACAAGAGAA GTTCCACTACATGGCAATTTCAGATGAGAAGCAAAGAATAATGCCAATGCCAGAGGATTTGCATCCAGGCAGAGGTGAACAACTAATTGTACCAGAGTCAGTTCTGCTTGTAAATCCCATTAATCCTGATCTGAAAGGAGAG GTAGATGATAAGTACCAATACTCCATGGATAACAAAGATGGAGGAGTTCATGGATGGATAAGTTCCAGCCCAAACAACATAGGTTTTTGGATAGTTTTTCCAAGCCATGAGTTCCGAAATGGAGGTCCTACAAAGCAAAATCTGACAGTCCATACTGGTCCTACATGTCTTGCT ATGTTTCATGGAACCCATTACATTGGAGAAGATATACTCACACATATTAAGGAGGGACAGACATGGAGAAAGGTCTTTGGTCCTATTCTTGTATACCTTAACTCCACCTCAGACGTATCAGAGGCACACAATTTATGGATAGATGCAAAAGAACAG AGAATGCTAGAGGAAACAGCATGGCCGTACAATTTTGTCTCTTCATCTTTTTATTTAATGGCAAATGAACGTGGTTCAATTTCAGGAAGACTACTAGTCCAAGACAG ATTTATTTCAAGTTCCCCCATCCCTGCGAGAGATGCGCATATTGGTTTATCCGCTGCTAGAAAAGAAGGTGCCTGGCAAACAGAAAGCAAG GAATATCAGTTTTGGGTAAAAACAGATTCCAATGGAGATTTCACTATCAGAAACATTATTCCTGGAGTCTATGGACTTCATGGTTGGGTACCTGGGTTCATTGGTGATTATCTTCACAAGTCACTAGTAACAGTATCTGCAG GATCTTATACCCATCTTGGCATTCTGACCTATAGTCCCCTCAGAGATGGTCCTACTTTATGGGAGATTGGTTTTCCAGACCGTACAGCTAATAGCTTCTATGTTCCTGATGTGAATCCGATGTATGTCAACAAGTTATTCCTTCACAGCCCAGAAAA GTTCAGGCAATATGGTTTATGGGAGGGATACAGTGATTTACATCCAATAAATGACCAAGTTTTCACTGTGGGTATCAATAATCCGAAAAAAGACTGGTTCTTTGCTCAAGTTTGTAG AAGAGGGGAAGATGGTGAATATGTTGCGACAACATGGACTATTAAGTTCAACATGACATCCTTAACCAATGAAACTTACCGGCTGAGGTTGGCCATTGCATCTGCAACACGCTCGAACTTGAAG ATTAATGTCAACTCAAAGGGGTCGGAGCAGTCTCTGGTCTTCCAGCTGATGGATTTGGGAATGGATAACACAGTTTGTCGACATGGGATTCATGGACTGTACCGAATTTACAGTATCGACATTCCATCTTCAATGCTTGTTAAGGGAGATAACTCCATATTTCTCACACAGGCAAGGAATGGAGATGCACTCTGTGGAATTTTATACGATTATTTAAGATTGGAAGCTCCCGATACTCCATGA